From Streptomyces asiaticus, one genomic window encodes:
- a CDS encoding type I polyketide synthase, with protein sequence MSAAVDTGDLVIGITPFGEPDARLAAAVSRAGGLGILDLGTTGREALQAREDIGEWVADGRYGVRVAAGCRLTPADLLDAPPTGGSHGGAPGPHTVVLGVDSPWPVEAVADHCRVLAEVTDLGEAIGAIRAGAHGLIARGSESGGRIGPLGTFVLLQRLLADPRVSLPVWACGGIGPRTAAASVLGGAAGVVLDTQLALLAESGLPEDRAAAIRSMDGSETTVLDGHRVLRRRGRAPHGGSDLTVGQDGFLAARFAERWRNVGRTVRGVTDAVREAAHEAVRNGSAVVSALRPGAPLSTRLGTRLPLAQGPMTRVSDRGAFASAVAAGGALPFIALALAGREQARTMLEEAAAALDGRPWGVGVLGFAPEEIRNAQLEAVREIRPSHAIIAGGRPSQAKALERDGIATFLHVPSPGLLRQFLRAGARRFVFEGSECGGHVGPRNSFPLWEAQIAVIEDFLDEAAHDPRHTAGADGADATDGTDGAGVEIFFAGGVHDERSAAMVAALAAPLTRRGVAVGSLMGTAYLFTEEAVAHGAVQPLFQRQVVAAEHTVLLETAPGHATRCVPSPFTESFDTVRQRLRNEGLSDREVWERLERLNVGRLRIASKGVDRGTDGALAPVDEEGQLGGGMFMAGQVAVMRSATTTIAALHHAVGPGAADFLTARAEEVCERLGMATAPAAAEPPAPLDVAVVGMACMFPQAPDLASFWANVVGGVDAVTEVPAERWDPAIHYTGDKDGASASQWGGFLPPIPFDPLRYGIPPASLGSIEPVQLLALEAARRALDDAGYGDPCDGGRTFHRSRTSVVFGAEAGSDLSNAQTLRAVLPSYLHEVPQALADQLPRLTEDSFPGMLANVISGRIANRLDLGGANYTVDAACASSLAAVDVACKELTAGTSDLVLCGGADLHNGINDYVLFSSVHALSPTGRSRTFDSSADGIALGEGVACVVLKRLADAERDGDRVYAVIKGVGSSSDGRSLGLTAPRPEGQRAALERAYANARVSPADVGLIEAHGTGTVVGDRTELTVLGEVFTEAGAAPGACALGSVKSQIGHTKCAAGLAGLVKAAMALHTGITPPTLHLTRPNEAWDADRSAFAFHTRARPWAAAPAERVAGVSAFGFGGTNFHVVLTAHGRGAPPAQGLDDWPAELFLFRGADRAAALRVLQETLDQLMANDAAGRPWRLRDLALAASRRADAGREPVRVAVVASDLDDLAARLRQVLAGGPPGRGPRGADGLYMAPDMPEMTEEAGAGGETGGEPGRGKVAFLFPGQGSQRPGMFADAFVTFPELQRHLRHGRGYADALYPPAAFDKAGEAAQRTALTDTRVAQPALGIVGLAAYTLLTSAGVRPDMAAGHSYGELIALCAAGALDPRTLPQLSAERAAAILGAAEADAEEPGTMAAVTAAPDEVEPVLRAAGLDGRVVAANHNAPRQTVISGPQRDIEEAVRLLREAGHSAKRIPVACAFHSPLVAGAGTRFAEALTRHPVREAEFPVWANRTAAPHRAEPDAIRAELAAQIGAPVRFVAQIEAMYEAGARIFVEAGPGTVLTRLVGEILDGRPHLALACEGRRSGAAGPRGFLDGLARLAVAGVPVRTAWLFHGRDAVVAGSAPPPKRPGWTVDGHLVRTANGELLPGALAPARRVMEATVSHTDRTGGGEYGDRDALISEFLRTSREMIAAQRDVLLTYFGGAPGERRAAPPSPVAPATSLPAELAPVAAAPEAPAASAVADVAPAPPAPPSAPATGSDVLRAVSEIISERTGYPVDMIEPDLDLEADLSIDSIKRAEIAGELARRLGVAGADTATLGDEELEELAKARTTAAVTDWLTARLAPATAVTPVTPATPATAATAVTPATAVTPATTAPADEPEPVAKRVAEPVRAPVAVTGVAPKRMRLVPVPLDAPDEGAPAPPALTGRRFVLLGGDGDGVAEAVAARLGERGAEAIVLPAGHQLTEGDGRVDGVLLLDPLAASGAPVLPEAFTVVQSALRRAPRWLLALSRTDPLAARTAGLRGVFRTVAREYPDTVIRLVEFPAEATGLADAAGLAATAGPADVARSAEVAGSANVAGSTDVAGSAHAVADGLLDELLAPDRTPVVLRTAEGRRHRLDLVVAPLGALAGSGAGPAGDGAAEAAALGLDRDAVVVLVGGARGITARFAATLASAARCRIELLGRTPEPAGPEDPATAGARDETALRAALAARGGLGPAEIQREAARILARREVAATAEELTALGARVRYRSVDVRDAEAVLQAVKQIHADHGRLDGVVYGAGVIEDRLIAEKSAESFQRVYGTKVEGARTLLDALAELPEPPAFAVLFGSIAAVLGNRGQVDYAAANDALETLGARWRDRTGRRALTVHWGPWAPSGAHGGMVTPELGREYARRGVSLIDPEEGTLALLRELAWGEESTGSVVYTASGW encoded by the coding sequence ATGTCAGCCGCCGTGGACACAGGCGATCTTGTCATCGGCATCACCCCGTTCGGGGAACCGGACGCCAGACTCGCCGCGGCGGTCAGCCGCGCGGGCGGACTCGGCATCCTCGACCTGGGAACAACGGGCCGTGAAGCCCTCCAGGCACGGGAGGACATCGGCGAGTGGGTGGCCGACGGCCGGTACGGCGTGCGGGTCGCGGCGGGCTGCCGCCTCACCCCCGCGGACCTCCTGGACGCCCCGCCCACCGGCGGCTCACATGGCGGTGCGCCCGGTCCGCATACGGTGGTGCTCGGCGTGGACTCGCCCTGGCCGGTGGAGGCCGTTGCCGACCACTGCCGGGTGCTTGCCGAGGTCACCGACCTGGGCGAGGCCATCGGGGCCATCCGCGCCGGTGCGCATGGGCTGATCGCCCGGGGGAGCGAGAGCGGCGGCCGGATCGGTCCGCTGGGCACCTTCGTCCTGCTCCAACGGCTCCTCGCCGACCCCCGGGTGTCCTTACCGGTGTGGGCCTGCGGCGGCATCGGCCCGCGCACCGCCGCCGCGTCCGTGCTCGGCGGCGCGGCCGGGGTCGTCCTCGACACCCAGCTGGCCCTGCTCGCCGAATCCGGGCTCCCGGAGGACCGCGCCGCCGCCATCCGCTCCATGGACGGCTCCGAGACCACTGTCCTCGACGGACACCGCGTGCTAAGGCGCCGGGGGCGCGCCCCGCACGGCGGATCCGACCTGACGGTGGGTCAGGACGGCTTTCTGGCCGCGCGGTTCGCCGAGCGGTGGCGGAATGTCGGCCGTACCGTCCGGGGCGTCACCGACGCCGTCCGGGAGGCCGCACACGAGGCCGTACGGAACGGCTCCGCCGTCGTCTCGGCGCTGCGCCCCGGCGCCCCGCTGAGCACCCGCCTCGGCACCCGGCTGCCCCTCGCACAGGGCCCGATGACCCGGGTCAGCGACCGGGGCGCGTTCGCCTCCGCCGTCGCCGCCGGGGGAGCGCTGCCGTTCATCGCGCTCGCCCTGGCCGGACGCGAGCAGGCGCGCACCATGCTGGAGGAGGCCGCGGCCGCGCTGGACGGACGCCCCTGGGGCGTCGGTGTGCTCGGCTTCGCACCCGAGGAGATCAGGAACGCCCAGCTCGAGGCCGTACGGGAGATCCGCCCCAGCCACGCGATCATCGCCGGCGGACGGCCGTCCCAGGCCAAGGCGCTGGAGCGGGACGGCATCGCCACCTTTCTGCATGTGCCCTCGCCGGGGCTGTTGCGCCAGTTCCTCCGGGCCGGGGCGCGGCGGTTCGTCTTCGAGGGCTCGGAATGTGGCGGCCATGTGGGGCCGCGCAACAGCTTCCCGCTGTGGGAGGCGCAGATCGCCGTCATCGAGGACTTCCTCGACGAGGCCGCACACGACCCGCGTCACACGGCGGGCGCCGACGGCGCCGACGCGACCGATGGCACCGATGGCGCGGGTGTGGAGATCTTCTTCGCCGGGGGAGTGCACGACGAACGCTCCGCCGCGATGGTGGCCGCGCTGGCCGCCCCGCTCACCCGGCGCGGCGTCGCCGTCGGATCGCTGATGGGCACCGCGTATCTGTTCACCGAGGAGGCGGTGGCACACGGCGCGGTACAGCCGCTCTTCCAGCGCCAGGTGGTGGCCGCCGAGCACACCGTGCTGCTGGAGACCGCCCCCGGCCACGCCACACGCTGCGTGCCCAGCCCCTTCACCGAGAGCTTCGACACCGTGAGGCAGCGGCTGCGGAACGAGGGCCTGTCGGACCGGGAGGTCTGGGAGCGGCTGGAGCGGCTGAACGTGGGACGGCTGAGGATCGCCAGCAAGGGCGTGGACCGTGGGACCGACGGCGCGTTGGCCCCGGTGGACGAGGAAGGCCAGCTCGGCGGTGGGATGTTCATGGCCGGGCAGGTGGCCGTGATGCGCTCGGCCACCACCACGATCGCGGCACTGCACCATGCGGTGGGACCCGGGGCCGCCGACTTCCTCACCGCACGCGCGGAGGAGGTGTGCGAGCGCCTGGGCATGGCCACGGCCCCGGCGGCGGCCGAGCCGCCCGCGCCGCTGGACGTGGCCGTCGTCGGTATGGCGTGCATGTTTCCGCAGGCACCCGACCTCGCCTCGTTCTGGGCCAATGTGGTGGGTGGTGTGGACGCCGTCACCGAGGTGCCCGCCGAGCGCTGGGACCCCGCCATTCACTACACGGGCGACAAGGACGGCGCCTCCGCCTCCCAATGGGGCGGCTTTCTGCCACCCATCCCCTTCGACCCGCTGCGCTACGGCATCCCCCCGGCCTCGCTCGGCAGCATCGAACCCGTACAGCTGCTGGCCCTGGAGGCCGCCCGCCGGGCCCTGGACGACGCCGGGTACGGCGACCCGTGTGATGGCGGCCGGACCTTCCACCGCTCCCGCACCTCCGTGGTGTTCGGCGCCGAGGCGGGCAGCGATCTGTCCAACGCCCAGACGCTGCGCGCCGTCCTGCCGTCCTACCTCCACGAGGTGCCGCAGGCCCTGGCGGACCAGCTGCCCCGGCTCACCGAGGACTCCTTCCCCGGCATGCTCGCCAACGTCATCTCCGGGCGGATCGCCAACCGGCTCGACCTCGGCGGCGCCAACTACACCGTGGACGCGGCCTGCGCGTCATCGCTGGCCGCCGTGGACGTGGCCTGCAAGGAGCTGACCGCCGGCACCAGCGACCTCGTGCTGTGCGGCGGCGCCGATCTGCACAACGGCATCAACGACTATGTGCTCTTCTCCTCGGTGCACGCCCTCTCCCCGACGGGCCGCTCCCGGACCTTCGACAGCTCGGCCGACGGGATCGCGCTCGGCGAGGGCGTCGCCTGCGTCGTCCTCAAACGGCTGGCCGACGCCGAACGGGACGGCGACCGCGTCTACGCCGTGATCAAGGGCGTCGGCTCCTCCAGCGACGGCCGCTCGCTCGGGCTCACCGCCCCGCGCCCCGAGGGACAGCGGGCCGCACTGGAGCGCGCCTACGCCAATGCCCGCGTCTCGCCCGCCGACGTCGGCCTGATCGAGGCGCACGGCACCGGTACGGTCGTCGGCGACCGCACCGAACTCACCGTCCTGGGCGAGGTGTTCACCGAGGCAGGGGCCGCGCCCGGGGCGTGTGCGCTGGGCTCGGTGAAGTCCCAGATCGGCCACACCAAATGCGCGGCGGGCCTCGCCGGGCTGGTGAAGGCCGCGATGGCGCTGCACACGGGCATCACACCGCCGACCCTGCATCTGACCCGGCCCAACGAGGCATGGGACGCGGACCGCAGCGCCTTCGCCTTCCACACCCGGGCCCGGCCCTGGGCCGCCGCGCCCGCCGAACGGGTGGCCGGGGTCAGCGCGTTCGGCTTCGGCGGGACCAACTTCCATGTGGTGCTCACGGCCCACGGCCGCGGAGCGCCACCCGCACAGGGGCTGGACGACTGGCCCGCCGAGCTGTTCCTCTTCCGCGGGGCCGACCGGGCGGCGGCGCTGCGAGTGCTCCAGGAGACACTCGACCAGCTCATGGCCAATGACGCGGCGGGTCGGCCGTGGCGGCTGCGCGACCTCGCGCTGGCCGCCTCCCGGCGGGCCGACGCGGGACGGGAACCCGTCCGGGTGGCCGTCGTGGCCTCGGACCTGGACGACTTGGCCGCACGATTACGTCAGGTGCTCGCGGGCGGTCCGCCGGGCCGGGGGCCGCGCGGAGCGGACGGGCTGTACATGGCCCCGGACATGCCCGAGATGACAGAAGAGGCCGGGGCCGGCGGGGAGACCGGGGGCGAGCCGGGGCGCGGCAAGGTCGCGTTTCTCTTCCCCGGGCAGGGCAGCCAGCGGCCCGGGATGTTCGCCGACGCCTTCGTCACCTTCCCCGAGCTCCAGCGCCATCTGCGCCACGGACGCGGCTACGCCGACGCGCTGTATCCCCCCGCCGCCTTCGACAAGGCCGGGGAGGCGGCACAGCGCACCGCGCTCACCGACACCAGGGTGGCCCAGCCCGCACTGGGCATCGTCGGGCTCGCCGCGTACACCCTGCTCACCTCGGCCGGGGTACGGCCCGACATGGCGGCCGGACACAGCTACGGCGAGCTGATCGCTCTGTGCGCCGCGGGTGCGCTCGACCCGCGTACGCTGCCACAGCTGAGCGCCGAGCGGGCGGCCGCCATCCTCGGCGCCGCCGAGGCCGACGCGGAGGAGCCCGGCACGATGGCCGCCGTGACCGCGGCCCCGGACGAGGTCGAGCCGGTGCTGCGCGCGGCCGGGCTCGACGGGCGTGTGGTGGCCGCCAACCACAACGCGCCACGGCAGACCGTGATCTCCGGTCCCCAGCGGGACATCGAGGAGGCGGTACGGCTGCTGCGGGAGGCCGGGCACTCGGCCAAACGGATCCCGGTGGCCTGCGCCTTTCACAGCCCGCTGGTGGCCGGGGCCGGTACACGGTTCGCCGAGGCGCTGACCCGCCATCCGGTGCGCGAGGCGGAGTTCCCCGTCTGGGCGAACCGCACCGCCGCGCCGCACCGCGCGGAGCCGGACGCCATCCGCGCCGAACTCGCTGCCCAGATCGGCGCGCCCGTCCGCTTCGTGGCGCAGATCGAGGCCATGTACGAGGCGGGCGCACGGATCTTCGTGGAGGCGGGTCCGGGGACGGTGCTCACCCGATTGGTGGGCGAGATCCTCGACGGCCGCCCGCACCTGGCCCTCGCTTGTGAGGGACGGCGGTCCGGCGCCGCCGGGCCGCGAGGTTTCCTCGACGGCCTCGCCCGGCTGGCCGTCGCCGGCGTGCCGGTGCGTACGGCCTGGCTGTTCCACGGCCGGGACGCGGTGGTGGCGGGATCCGCCCCGCCACCGAAGCGGCCCGGCTGGACGGTCGACGGACACCTCGTCCGCACCGCGAACGGTGAGCTCCTGCCCGGTGCGCTGGCACCGGCCCGACGTGTCATGGAGGCCACGGTGAGCCATACGGATCGGACGGGTGGCGGCGAGTACGGCGACAGAGACGCCCTGATCTCGGAGTTCCTGAGGACCAGCCGGGAGATGATCGCCGCCCAGCGCGATGTGCTCCTCACCTACTTCGGTGGCGCCCCGGGCGAACGGCGCGCGGCGCCGCCGTCCCCGGTCGCCCCGGCCACGTCCCTGCCCGCCGAGCTCGCCCCGGTGGCCGCCGCTCCGGAGGCCCCGGCCGCGTCCGCGGTCGCCGACGTGGCTCCTGCCCCGCCCGCACCCCCGTCCGCACCCGCCACCGGGTCCGATGTGCTCCGCGCCGTCTCCGAAATCATCAGCGAACGCACCGGCTATCCGGTCGACATGATCGAACCGGATCTCGATCTCGAGGCCGATCTCAGCATTGACTCCATCAAACGCGCCGAGATCGCGGGCGAGTTGGCGCGGCGACTCGGTGTCGCGGGCGCGGACACCGCCACCCTGGGTGATGAGGAGTTGGAGGAGCTGGCCAAGGCCCGTACCACCGCCGCCGTCACCGACTGGCTCACCGCCCGTCTCGCACCCGCGACCGCCGTGACCCCCGTGACCCCCGCGACCCCCGCGACCGCCGCGACCGCCGTGACCCCCGCGACCGCCGTGACCCCCGCGACCACCGCACCGGCCGATGAACCGGAGCCGGTGGCCAAGCGGGTGGCGGAGCCCGTGCGCGCGCCCGTGGCAGTGACCGGCGTGGCGCCCAAGCGGATGCGGCTGGTACCTGTGCCCCTCGACGCACCGGACGAGGGTGCCCCCGCGCCGCCCGCCCTGACCGGTCGGCGCTTCGTCCTGCTCGGCGGGGACGGCGATGGGGTGGCCGAGGCGGTGGCCGCCCGCCTCGGCGAGCGCGGTGCCGAGGCCATCGTCCTCCCCGCCGGTCATCAGCTCACCGAGGGTGACGGCCGGGTGGATGGTGTGCTGCTGCTCGATCCGCTGGCCGCCTCCGGCGCGCCGGTGTTGCCGGAGGCGTTCACGGTCGTTCAGTCGGCGCTGCGGCGCGCCCCGCGGTGGCTGCTGGCGCTCAGCCGCACCGACCCGCTCGCCGCGCGTACGGCAGGGCTGCGCGGGGTGTTCCGTACGGTGGCCAGGGAGTACCCGGACACGGTCATCCGGCTGGTGGAGTTCCCCGCCGAGGCGACCGGACTCGCCGATGCTGCCGGACTCGCCGCTACGGCCGGGCCCGCCGACGTGGCCAGATCTGCGGAGGTGGCCGGGTCTGCCAACGTGGCGGGGTCCACCGACGTGGCCGGATCCGCCCACGCCGTCGCCGACGGGCTGCTCGACGAACTGCTCGCCCCGGACCGTACACCCGTCGTTCTGCGCACCGCGGAAGGGCGGCGCCACCGGCTGGACCTCGTGGTGGCCCCGCTGGGCGCGCTCGCCGGTTCGGGCGCCGGGCCCGCCGGGGACGGCGCGGCGGAGGCCGCCGCGCTCGGTCTGGACCGGGACGCGGTGGTGGTCCTGGTCGGTGGGGCGCGGGGCATCACCGCGCGGTTCGCCGCCACCCTCGCGTCCGCCGCCCGCTGCCGGATCGAACTGCTCGGCCGTACGCCGGAGCCCGCCGGCCCCGAGGACCCGGCCACCGCCGGGGCACGCGACGAGACGGCCCTGCGCGCGGCGCTCGCGGCCCGGGGCGGGCTGGGGCCCGCCGAGATCCAGCGGGAGGCCGCCCGGATCCTGGCGCGGCGCGAAGTGGCCGCCACCGCCGAGGAGTTGACCGCGCTCGGTGCCCGGGTCCGCTACCGCTCGGTGGATGTCCGCGACGCCGAAGCGGTGCTCCAGGCGGTGAAGCAGATCCACGCCGACCACGGACGGCTGGACGGTGTGGTCTACGGAGCCGGTGTGATCGAGGACCGGCTGATCGCGGAGAAGTCCGCCGAGTCCTTCCAGCGGGTGTACGGCACCAAGGTGGAGGGCGCCCGGACGCTGCTGGACGCGCTGGCCGAGCTGCCCGAACCCCCGGCGTTCGCCGTGTTGTTCGGCAGCATCGCGGCCGTCCTCGGAAACCGCGGCCAAGTGGACTACGCGGCGGCCAACGACGCGCTGGAGACCCTGGGCGCACGCTGGCGGGATCGCACCGGCCGCCGGGCGCTGACCGTGCACTGGGGCCCCTGGGCACCCTCCGGAGCCCACGGCGGGATGGTGACACCGGAGCTCGGCCGTGAATACGCCCGGCGCGGCGTTTCGCTCATCGACCCCGAGGAGGGCACGCTGGCGCTGCTGCGCGAACTGGCCTGGGGCGAGGAGTCCACGGGGTCCGTCGTCTACACCGCCTCGGGCTGGTGA